A stretch of the uncultured Cohaesibacter sp. genome encodes the following:
- the tmk gene encoding dTMP kinase, producing MREGKFITFEGGEGVGKTTQIRLLEERLAEQNIDCIKSREPGGSPGAEALRHVLLSGIADQMGLGESGEAILFAAARADHVDTKIKPALERGQWVLCDRFMDSTRVYQGESAGVEPELVNLLERLAIDGVRPDLTLILDLRAEVGISRAHARRSDDESADRFEREDLAIHEARRNAFLRLAHENPKRCKVIDASQSVEEIAVDIWQVVEAKLLSDRGGQLREGEEA from the coding sequence ATGCGCGAAGGTAAATTCATAACCTTTGAAGGAGGCGAAGGGGTTGGTAAAACCACCCAGATCCGCCTGCTAGAGGAGCGTTTGGCCGAGCAAAATATCGATTGCATCAAAAGCCGTGAGCCCGGAGGGTCGCCCGGCGCGGAAGCCTTGCGCCATGTTTTGCTATCAGGCATCGCCGATCAGATGGGGTTGGGCGAAAGCGGAGAAGCGATCCTCTTTGCTGCTGCGCGTGCCGATCATGTCGATACCAAAATCAAGCCAGCTCTTGAGCGCGGCCAATGGGTTTTGTGTGATCGTTTCATGGATTCGACCAGAGTGTATCAAGGGGAAAGTGCAGGGGTGGAGCCAGAATTGGTCAATCTGTTGGAGCGGCTTGCCATTGACGGTGTGCGCCCGGACTTGACCCTCATTCTGGATTTGCGCGCCGAGGTCGGGATCAGTCGGGCCCATGCAAGGCGATCTGATGATGAAAGTGCTGACCGGTTCGAACGTGAGGATCTGGCCATTCACGAGGCTCGACGCAATGCTTTTTTGCGGCTTGCGCATGAAAACCCGAAACGTTGCAAGGTGATTGACGCTTCGCAGAGCGTGGAGGAGATAGCCGTTGATATTTGGCAAGTGGTGGAAGCCAAGTTATTGTCAGATCGCGGCGGACAATTGCGTGAAGGCGAAGAGGCATAG
- a CDS encoding septal ring lytic transglycosylase RlpA family protein: protein MANKRGEFRKGGGHYKIGRPYKVAGRTYVPKHQPSYNKTGKASWYGDDFHGRLTANGEVFDMHDLTAAHPTLPLPSYVRVTNLKNGRSVIVRVNDRGPYAHNRIIDLSKRVAEVLDFKNDGIANVRVKYVGKARMDGRDRKYLEASYRKPGQRIGDDRNAVPGSGQDRVAPQRIMLASAKPQTKSKQRNNYLLAHLPALGSAKAAPSPVELTAPAPSGSWAPVDLVGEGSNLPADGKLPPLVELAPIQLNYADSQNRVAAGYAAIEGIVSKSSHMSQSGAHERKADGLSDAMTLGAFNRAYAVRLAEEFALLSAVDMVDLKDGQVMLRLTALKPGVGLDDIKSLRKSLGLL from the coding sequence GTGGCTAACAAACGCGGTGAATTCCGAAAAGGTGGCGGGCATTACAAAATCGGCAGACCTTACAAGGTTGCTGGACGGACCTATGTCCCGAAACATCAGCCCAGCTATAACAAGACGGGCAAAGCCTCATGGTATGGGGATGACTTTCACGGACGCCTCACGGCGAATGGTGAAGTTTTTGACATGCACGACCTGACGGCGGCGCATCCTACCTTGCCATTGCCGTCCTATGTGCGGGTTACCAACCTGAAAAATGGTCGCTCAGTGATTGTTCGCGTCAATGATCGCGGTCCTTATGCGCACAATCGGATTATCGACTTGTCCAAGCGTGTGGCAGAAGTGCTCGATTTCAAAAATGACGGGATCGCTAATGTTCGCGTGAAATATGTGGGCAAGGCGCGGATGGACGGCAGGGATAGAAAGTATCTTGAAGCGTCCTATCGCAAACCTGGTCAGCGGATTGGCGATGATCGCAACGCGGTGCCGGGTAGTGGTCAGGACCGAGTGGCGCCTCAGCGGATCATGCTTGCATCAGCAAAGCCGCAAACCAAAAGCAAGCAGCGCAACAATTATCTGTTGGCGCATCTGCCAGCGCTGGGGTCGGCAAAGGCTGCTCCAAGCCCCGTCGAGCTAACGGCTCCGGCGCCTTCAGGCTCCTGGGCTCCGGTTGATTTGGTGGGGGAGGGTTCAAATTTGCCCGCTGATGGCAAATTGCCGCCATTGGTTGAGCTTGCACCGATCCAGCTGAATTATGCCGATAGCCAGAACAGGGTCGCTGCCGGTTATGCCGCGATCGAGGGGATCGTCTCAAAGTCGTCGCATATGTCTCAATCTGGCGCTCATGAACGCAAGGCCGACGGATTGTCCGACGCGATGACACTTGGGGCGTTTAATCGGGCTTATGCGGTGCGGTTGGCTGAAGAATTTGCTCTATTGTCTGCGGTAGATATGGTCGATCTGAAAGATGGCCAAGTCATGCTCCGCCTTACTGCGCTCAAGCCCGGCGTCGGGTTGGATGACATCAAGAGCCTGCGTAAATCACTAGGATTGCTTTAG
- a CDS encoding D-alanyl-D-alanine carboxypeptidase family protein, with protein MPVFCKRNFISVLIATSYLILSGFAVQAQVFQTKAKQAYMVDAGSGSVLLSKNEDEQIPPASLAKLMTLEVVFNALKTGSLSMDDEFLISEYAWREGGANSGGSTMFAKLGSSVPLEALIQGITVQSGNDACIAIAEGMAGNEASFAQLMNRRAEEIGLAHSRFVNSTGLPAEGQHVTAKDLSVLARHIIETYPEYYHFFSIPEFTWNKITQRNRNPTLGFTQGADGMKTGYTEKSGYAVVSSAKQGDQRLIAVLSGMKSKKERREEARKIMDWGFRAFTSKRIYDADETVASASVHGGDQSSVALISERPISVFMARAQEGRLKARVYYQGPLEAPLEEGAKVATLKVWSDDTLVLETPLVAAHSVARGTLTQRAMDGLQELLLGWI; from the coding sequence ATGCCAGTATTTTGTAAACGTAATTTCATTTCTGTTCTCATCGCCACCAGTTATTTGATATTGTCCGGCTTCGCTGTGCAGGCGCAAGTGTTTCAAACCAAGGCGAAACAGGCCTATATGGTTGATGCCGGTTCCGGTTCGGTTCTGCTGAGCAAGAATGAAGACGAGCAGATACCACCCGCGTCTCTGGCCAAGTTGATGACCCTCGAAGTTGTCTTTAACGCGTTGAAAACCGGCTCTTTGTCGATGGATGACGAATTTCTGATTTCTGAATATGCGTGGCGAGAAGGTGGAGCCAATTCCGGCGGCTCCACGATGTTTGCCAAGCTTGGGTCCAGCGTTCCGCTTGAGGCTCTGATACAGGGGATCACGGTTCAGTCAGGGAATGATGCCTGCATTGCGATTGCAGAAGGAATGGCCGGGAATGAAGCAAGCTTTGCGCAATTGATGAATAGGCGCGCCGAAGAAATTGGCCTGGCCCATTCCCGTTTCGTCAATTCAACCGGCTTGCCCGCAGAGGGGCAACATGTTACCGCCAAGGATCTGTCGGTCCTTGCCCGCCACATCATCGAGACCTATCCGGAATATTATCATTTCTTCTCCATTCCGGAATTTACATGGAACAAGATCACCCAACGCAATCGCAATCCGACCCTCGGCTTCACGCAAGGGGCGGACGGCATGAAAACCGGTTACACAGAAAAATCGGGCTATGCGGTGGTCTCATCCGCCAAGCAAGGCGATCAACGGTTGATTGCTGTGCTAAGTGGCATGAAAAGCAAGAAAGAGCGTCGCGAAGAAGCGCGCAAGATCATGGATTGGGGATTTCGGGCCTTTACCTCCAAGCGGATTTATGATGCGGATGAGACGGTCGCATCTGCTAGTGTTCATGGTGGTGACCAGTCATCGGTTGCGCTAATCAGCGAACGGCCGATTAGTGTGTTTATGGCACGGGCTCAGGAAGGTCGTCTGAAGGCGCGGGTTTATTATCAAGGGCCGTTGGAAGCTCCACTGGAAGAGGGGGCCAAAGTAGCAACTTTGAAGGTATGGTCTGATGATACACTTGTGCTTGAAACGCCATTGGTCGCGGCTCATTCCGTGGCAAGAGGCACGCTGACGCAACGGGCGATGGATGGCTTGCAAGAGTTGCTGCTTGGCTGGATCTGA
- a CDS encoding DNA polymerase III subunit delta' codes for MADTDLDFPIFDSLDGLAPPHQQQQFFGHDKADATFLSSWQSGKMHHAWLLTGPKGIGKATFAYRAARFIFNEGAGALPADSLLGESAQPTNLDVSPDSHAAKLVANYAHPNLLVIDRPYDQKTKKFRTEITVDEVRKTVRFFGSTAGENSWRVCIVDPADDLNGNAANALLKVLEEPPKRAIFFLIAHAPGRLLPTIRSRCRSLSFAPLENPVLSEALSSLEIASGDQLDDLSAICDGSIRKAAELQTDEGLVLVHAFERLLQPPYNPDYESLSSFAEMVDQRGKEQRFDGFSDLVHRHLSRQLRKGGEQGGVSGAALYPLAQAWEKAGEMIRETRTFNLDKKQTVIAVMRMIAKASKGL; via the coding sequence ATGGCGGACACGGACCTCGATTTTCCGATTTTTGACAGTTTGGACGGATTGGCCCCGCCCCATCAGCAACAGCAATTTTTTGGCCACGACAAGGCGGACGCAACATTCTTGTCGTCCTGGCAATCGGGCAAAATGCATCATGCATGGTTGCTGACCGGGCCAAAAGGGATTGGCAAGGCGACATTTGCTTATCGTGCAGCGCGCTTCATTTTCAATGAAGGGGCAGGGGCCTTACCAGCGGACTCTTTGCTTGGGGAGAGCGCTCAGCCGACCAATCTTGATGTCAGCCCCGACAGTCACGCAGCCAAGCTGGTGGCGAATTACGCTCATCCGAACCTCTTGGTGATTGATCGCCCTTATGATCAGAAAACCAAGAAATTTCGCACCGAAATAACGGTTGACGAGGTGCGCAAGACCGTTCGTTTCTTCGGCTCGACAGCTGGTGAGAATAGCTGGCGGGTCTGCATCGTCGACCCGGCTGATGACCTGAATGGCAATGCCGCAAATGCCTTGCTGAAGGTGCTTGAGGAACCTCCCAAGCGGGCGATCTTCTTCCTGATTGCACACGCGCCGGGCCGCTTGTTGCCAACCATACGGTCTCGTTGTCGCAGTCTGTCCTTTGCACCGCTCGAAAATCCTGTTCTGTCCGAGGCTTTGTCATCGTTAGAGATTGCGTCGGGTGACCAGCTGGATGATCTGAGCGCCATTTGCGATGGCTCCATCCGAAAGGCTGCTGAGCTTCAGACCGATGAAGGGCTGGTTTTGGTCCATGCCTTCGAGCGGTTGTTGCAGCCGCCTTACAATCCCGATTACGAGAGCCTGAGCAGCTTTGCGGAAATGGTTGATCAACGCGGCAAGGAACAACGCTTTGACGGCTTTTCCGATCTGGTTCATCGCCATCTTTCAAGGCAATTGCGCAAAGGTGGCGAGCAGGGTGGCGTCAGTGGGGCTGCGCTTTATCCTCTGGCCCAAGCGTGGGAAAAGGCCGGTGAAATGATCCGCGAGACGCGTACATTCAATCTTGACAAAAAGCAGACCGTTATCGCCGTCATGCGGATGATTGCCAAGGCCTCAAAGGGCCTTTGA